From Halorussus lipolyticus:
TGCTCGCGCTGGCGTTCACCACCAAGGAGAACGTGCTGGTCTACGTCGTGACGTGGGTCGGCGCGGCCGTCCTGCTGTTCGACCACCGACTTCAGTTGGTGGCGGGGGCCGACGACCGGAAGGCCTTCCTGCGCGAGGAGGCCCGCGAGGCGTGGCGCGCGCTCTGGGTCGGCCGGTGGGGTCTCCACCTCGTGCTGGGGATTCTGTTCTTCTTCGCGGTCGTGATTTTCTTCTACGCGCCGCGGGCAGGACCCACCTCCGACCCCGGTCTCTGGAAGGCCTTCTCGAATCCGGGGATGTTCCCGGCGGTAATCGAGGAGGCCACTGTCGGGTCGTGGGAGTCGTTCGTCAGCAAGTGGGGTGAGGGGAACCAAAAGTCGTACCTCTCGACGTTCAAGTCGCTCGGCGCGGTGCTGTGGGCCGGGTCGGCCGCACTGCTGGCGCTGTCGGTCGTGGGGTTCGTCACCGACCGGTACGTCGGCGAGCGACCCCGAGACGTGGTTTCGTTCACCTTCTACTGGGGCTTCGTCAGCGTGCTGGGCTATCCCGTCATCGTGGAGAACGCCTTCCCGTGGGAGGTCATCCACGCCGTCGTGCCGCTGGTGATTCCGGCGGGCGTCGGGTTGGCGATTCTCGTCCGATGGGGCGCGGAGGCCATCACGGATGGTGACGCGGTGAGCGCGACGTTGGCGGCCTTGCTGGTGTTGCTGGTCGCCGGACAGGTCGCGGCGACCGGAGTCACCACGACCTACCAGCACCCCGCAGACCAGTACCTCGACGGCGAGAGCGAGCGGAACAAACTGGTCCAGTACGGCCAACCCGCGTCCGGCCTCGGGGACACGCTCGAACGAGTTCGCTACGCCTCGAAGCAGAACGAGGGGACCGACGTGCTGTACTACGGGACCGACTTCTACGTCGAGGACGAGACGGAGAACGACCGGTGGTCTGCGGGCGGTGGCTGGTACGACCGCCTGCCGCTCCCGTGGTACACCGAGAAGTACGGCGCTGAAGTCGATAGCACCGTGAAGTTGAACGAGGTCGGGTCGAACCCGCCGCCGGTCGTCATCGCCCGTGCTGGCGACCGGAGCGCGGTGGCCGACCGCCTCGACGGCTATCGCGCCTACGAGGAGGAGATGACCCTGTGGGGAAGCGAGACGGTCTTCTTCATCGACGAGGACTACCGCCGACCACAGGCGGGCGAGTAACCACATTCTTGCATATCGCCAGTCCGAGTTGGCAAATCTTATGCAGACCTATCCACAACTCACGGGTAGATGAGCGACACAGAGACGCTTGGCGTCGTCGGCGGCGGACAGCTCGGCCGGATGTTGGCGGAGGCGGCCGCACCCCTCGGCGTCGAAGTCGTGGTCCTCGACCCGACGCCCGAGTGCCCGGCCTCGCCGGTCGCCCGCGACCAAATCGTCGGCGAGTTCGACGACGAGGAGGGCGTTCGGGAGTTGGCCTCGCGCGCGGACTACCTAACGTATGAAATCGAGTTGGCCGACCCCGACCTGCTGGAGGCGGTCGGCTGGGAGTTCGACGTGCCGGTCCACCCCGACCCCGAGACGCTCCGGACGATTCAGGACAAGTTGGTCCAGAAGGAGGCCCTGCGCGAGGCCGGGATTCCGGTGCCCGACTTCCGGCAGGTTGACGACCGCGAGGACTTGGAGGCGGCGCTGGACGAGTTCGGCTATCCGGTCATGCTCAAGGCCCGCGAAGGCGGCTACGACGGCCGGGGGAACGTCCCCATCGAGGACGAGGCGGATGTCGGGGCGGCGCTGGCCGAAATCGAGGAGACCACCGACGGCGAGGGCGCGAACGCGATGGTCGAGGAGTTCGTGGACTTCGAGCGCGAGGTGTCCGTGATTGGCGCGAAGGGAGCGGGTGAGACTGCGACCTTCCCCCTCGGCGAGAACGTCCACCGCGAGGAGATTCTGCGCGAGACGGTGGTTCCGGCCCGGACCGACGAGGCCGTCGCCGAGCGCGCCCGCGAGGTGGCAGAAGACGTGTTGGACCTGCTGTCGGGGCGCGGCGTCTACGGTATCGAGATGTTCAAGGCTCCCGACGGGGAGATTTCGGTCAACGAAATCGCCCCGCGACCCCACAACTCGGGCCACTACACCATCGAGGGCGCGCTGACCTCCCAGTTCGAGCAACACGTTCGCGGCGTGACTGGGCGACCGCTCGGCGCGACCGACCTCCGGAGTCCGATTGCGATGGCGAACATTCTCGGCGACATCGAGGAGCGCCAACCCGCCGACCTCTCGGGCGACGAGGAGATTCTGTCCCATCCCGACGCGAGTTACCACTGGTACGGCAAGCACGAAGTCTATCCCCTGCGGAAGATGGGCCACCTGACCGTAATCGGCGAGGCCGAAAGCGACACCGAAGAACTGCTTCGAGACGCCCGCGACTTGCGCGACGAGGTGACTTTCGAATGAGCGAACTTCAGCAACTCATCGACGACATCCGAGCGGAGGCAGAGCGCGACAGAAATCCCGAGGACACTCCCGAAATCGGCATCATCATGGGAAGCGACTCGGACCTCGACGTGATGGCGGGGTCCGAAGAAGGGCGACCCGGAGCCTACGACGCCCTGACCGAACTAGGTTTCGAGGAAATCACCGATTACGACGACCCGCCCGAGGCCCGATTCACCTTCGAGACCTACGTGGTGTCGGCCCACCGGACGCCCGAGTTGATGTACGCCTACGCGGAAACTGCCGAGGACCGCGGCCTCGACGTAATCATCGCGGGCGCTGGCGGGAAGTCCGCCGACCTGCCGAACATGACGGCCTCGCTGGCCTACCCCCTGCCGGTCGTCGGCGTGCCGGTCCAAGAGAAGTCCCTCCCCTCCGTGGTCGGGATGCCACAGGGCGCGCCCCTCGTCGCGGTGGACGCGGGCAAGTCGTTCAACGCCGCGCTATCGGCAGTCCAGATTCTCGCCCGCCAGCACGACGACCTGCGCGAGGAGTTGGTCGAGTACCACGACGACCTGCAAGCGGGCGTGGCCGACGTGTCCCGGCGACTCCACGAACAGGGGACGCCCGGTTTCCGAAGCGAGCGCGAGTGACAGACGGCGACTGACGCAGACTGGCGACGACCAGTGCCGGGCCTCCGTCGTCCCCGCTCGAAATTGGAAATAATTGCGAGAGAACGCTCCTTATTTTCCTTAGCAATTTCGAGTTGTTTCCGGCTCCAGTCGCCGAACAGACGCAATCGGGGATTTCGAGACAGCGCATCCGCGGCCAGCCCCGGTCACGGACCGGTCGGAGGTAAAATCAACGCTCGACAGTCGAAATTCCACGCCCGGTAGCGCCGATGAAACCGGCCGGGAGGGCCGACCGAACCGGTCGTGAACCGACATCTCCGACCGTTTCGCGGTGGGTTCGTCCGGTTGTATCTGCTTAACGTCAGTTCTGTGGGTTGACAATCGCTCGGTAGCGTCTGTGAACCCTGCGAGTCGTCGGATTCGACTCGAAACATTCCGTTTCCCGACAGAAACCGTCAAGCCTGCGAAACGCGCTTGAGGCGGCCAGATTCGTTGGAATCGCAAGAATCAACGCTTATAGGGGTGCGCTCATAATCTCCGCGTGGTAGGAGAATATCCGCATGAATCCATGGATAGCTATTGGCGCGCTGGCGCTGGTGGGGCTGTTGATACCGCTCGGGATGATGGCGGTGTCCAGCCTAATCCGGCCCTCCGTGCCCGAACAAGGAAAAACCACCACCTACGAGAGCGGTGAAGTGCCGACGGGCGGCACGCGAATCCGTTTCAACATCCAGTACTACATGGTCGCGTTGCTGTTCGTCGTCTTCGACATCGAGACCGTTCTCATCTTCCCTTGGACGGTTATTTACCGTCGAGCGGTCTCGATGGAGGGCGTCGGCCTGACGGGAGCACTCCTCCCGATGCTGATCTTCATCGGCGTTCTCGTAGTGGGTCTCGGATGGGCGTGGCGCAACGGTGCCGTTCGGTGGGTCCGCAACCCCGACCGTTCCCAACGGAGCGTGGAACAATGAACGGCGTTGCCCGAGACACGGTTTCCAGTCGCACAGGACCACAGACTAACTCCCGCGAATCCGGCCCGGAGAACTCCTCCGTCTCGGCCGTCCCGCGGTCAAACGGGGCTGATTCATCATGACGCAGGTAGTACGCGCTGACCGAGCGACGTTCGAGGAGGTGGGTCGATAATGTTCGTCCCCCTCCAAGGACAGGCAGAGCCTCTGCTCCCCGAGACAATCGGGAAGTGGCTGTTCGGCTCGAACATGGCCATCTGGCAGGAGGCCGTCGCGGCCTTCATCGCCGCGTTCATCGTCGGCAACATCATGCTGACGATGACCGCCGTCGCTGGCCCGTGGGCCAAGCGGAAGATTACCGCCGCGTTCACCGACCGAATCGCAGTCAACCGGGTCGGTCCCGCCGGCCTCCTCATCATCGCGGCGGACGCGCTTCGACTCCTCTCGAAGGAACTCATCATTCCCGATAACGTCGACCGACCGGCGTTCGACCTCGCTCCTCTCGTGGTCGCGTCGTCGGCGCTGTTGGGCTTCGGAGTCATCCCGATGGGGCACATCTTCGGCGTCAATCTGCAACTGGCCGACCCCGAGACCGGGATGGCCTACGTGTTCGCGGTGGCCTCCATCGCCACGCTGGGACTGGCGATGGCGGGCTACGCGTCGAGTAACAAGTACTCGCTGATGGGCGGTCTGCGTGCGATTGCCCAGAACATCGCCTACGAGATTCCGCTCGTCATCACGGCGGCGTCGGTCGTGCTGTTCACCGACACGCTCCAGATGAGCCAAATCGTGGCGGCCCAGCAGGAACCGCTGTTCACCATCGCGGGCATCACGATTCCGTCGTGGTTCGCGTTCGTGAACCCCTTCGCGTTCATCCTGTTCATGGTGGCGAACCTCGCGGAAGTCGGTCGGAACCCCTTCGACATCCCCGAAGCCCCGACCGAAATCGTCGCCGGATACCAGACCGAGTACTCGTCGGTGTACTTCGTGCTGTTCTACCTCGGCGAGTTCATCCACATCTTCCTCGGTGGGGCCATCGTCGCCACGCTGTTCCTCGGCGGCCCGACCGGTCCCTTCATTCCCGAGTCGCTCAACTTCGTCTGGTTCGTCGTCAAGATTTGGGCGGTCTTCCTGTTCACGCAGTGGGCGCGGTCGGCAGTTCCCCGCGTCCGTATCGACCAACTCATCGAGATCGGCTGGAAGGGCATGCTCGTGTTGAGCTTCGCTAACCTCGTCCTGACGGCCGTCATCGTTGGGGTGATGCTCTAATGATTGGTGTACTGAAATCGATGGCAACGACGATGAAGCACGCACTGGACGGGACCACGTTCACGGTCGAGTACCCTGACGTGGCTCCCGAAGTAAGCCCCCGGTTCCGTGGGGTCCACAAGTTCAGCCAAGAGCGTTGCATCTGGTGTCGCCAGTGCGAGAACGTCTGTCCGAACGACACGATTCAAATCGTTCAGGACGACCAGCGCAACGGCGAGCAGTACAACCTCCACATCGGACAGTGCATCTACTGTCGGCTCTGTGAGGAGGTCTGCCCGGTGGACGCCATCCTGCTGACGGAGAACTTCGAGTTCACGGGCGACACCAAAGGCGACCTCGTCTACAACAAAGAGCAGTTGAAGAACGTGCCGTGGTACAAGGACATGGACCCGCTCGAATCGCGG
This genomic window contains:
- a CDS encoding flippase activity-associated protein Agl23: MTADEQSATTRRWTPESASAFGRSVGTRTAVAVLAVTLLSLSLRLFALGSRTFHWDEARVGYWILRYAENGIWEYHAVIHGPFLYHVNKYLFQWFGASDFLARLPVAVVSGLLPLTAWLFRERLRRVEMIAVGLFFAANPVVLYYSRFMRNDVLLAAFMVYALAFYTRLFDTKKPRYLYLGTLMLALAFTTKENVLVYVVTWVGAAVLLFDHRLQLVAGADDRKAFLREEAREAWRALWVGRWGLHLVLGILFFFAVVIFFYAPRAGPTSDPGLWKAFSNPGMFPAVIEEATVGSWESFVSKWGEGNQKSYLSTFKSLGAVLWAGSAALLALSVVGFVTDRYVGERPRDVVSFTFYWGFVSVLGYPVIVENAFPWEVIHAVVPLVIPAGVGLAILVRWGAEAITDGDAVSATLAALLVLLVAGQVAATGVTTTYQHPADQYLDGESERNKLVQYGQPASGLGDTLERVRYASKQNEGTDVLYYGTDFYVEDETENDRWSAGGGWYDRLPLPWYTEKYGAEVDSTVKLNEVGSNPPPVVIARAGDRSAVADRLDGYRAYEEEMTLWGSETVFFIDEDYRRPQAGE
- a CDS encoding 5-(carboxyamino)imidazole ribonucleotide synthase; translated protein: MSDTETLGVVGGGQLGRMLAEAAAPLGVEVVVLDPTPECPASPVARDQIVGEFDDEEGVRELASRADYLTYEIELADPDLLEAVGWEFDVPVHPDPETLRTIQDKLVQKEALREAGIPVPDFRQVDDREDLEAALDEFGYPVMLKAREGGYDGRGNVPIEDEADVGAALAEIEETTDGEGANAMVEEFVDFEREVSVIGAKGAGETATFPLGENVHREEILRETVVPARTDEAVAERAREVAEDVLDLLSGRGVYGIEMFKAPDGEISVNEIAPRPHNSGHYTIEGALTSQFEQHVRGVTGRPLGATDLRSPIAMANILGDIEERQPADLSGDEEILSHPDASYHWYGKHEVYPLRKMGHLTVIGEAESDTEELLRDARDLRDEVTFE
- the purE gene encoding 5-(carboxyamino)imidazole ribonucleotide mutase; this encodes MSELQQLIDDIRAEAERDRNPEDTPEIGIIMGSDSDLDVMAGSEEGRPGAYDALTELGFEEITDYDDPPEARFTFETYVVSAHRTPELMYAYAETAEDRGLDVIIAGAGGKSADLPNMTASLAYPLPVVGVPVQEKSLPSVVGMPQGAPLVAVDAGKSFNAALSAVQILARQHDDLREELVEYHDDLQAGVADVSRRLHEQGTPGFRSERE
- a CDS encoding NADH-quinone oxidoreductase subunit A gives rise to the protein MNPWIAIGALALVGLLIPLGMMAVSSLIRPSVPEQGKTTTYESGEVPTGGTRIRFNIQYYMVALLFVVFDIETVLIFPWTVIYRRAVSMEGVGLTGALLPMLIFIGVLVVGLGWAWRNGAVRWVRNPDRSQRSVEQ
- a CDS encoding complex I subunit 1/NuoH family protein, which codes for MFVPLQGQAEPLLPETIGKWLFGSNMAIWQEAVAAFIAAFIVGNIMLTMTAVAGPWAKRKITAAFTDRIAVNRVGPAGLLIIAADALRLLSKELIIPDNVDRPAFDLAPLVVASSALLGFGVIPMGHIFGVNLQLADPETGMAYVFAVASIATLGLAMAGYASSNKYSLMGGLRAIAQNIAYEIPLVITAASVVLFTDTLQMSQIVAAQQEPLFTIAGITIPSWFAFVNPFAFILFMVANLAEVGRNPFDIPEAPTEIVAGYQTEYSSVYFVLFYLGEFIHIFLGGAIVATLFLGGPTGPFIPESLNFVWFVVKIWAVFLFTQWARSAVPRVRIDQLIEIGWKGMLVLSFANLVLTAVIVGVML
- a CDS encoding NuoI/complex I 23 kDa subunit family protein; translated protein: MIGVLKSMATTMKHALDGTTFTVEYPDVAPEVSPRFRGVHKFSQERCIWCRQCENVCPNDTIQIVQDDQRNGEQYNLHIGQCIYCRLCEEVCPVDAILLTENFEFTGDTKGDLVYNKEQLKNVPWYKDMDPLESREPDRGAWIGEGEGEVDYQ